A single genomic interval of Spirosoma taeanense harbors:
- a CDS encoding tetratricopeptide repeat protein, with translation MNKYVLIVIVLATALTAGLYSLPKVVVRNENKQLGGRTTQTPTADSLNVAANTGTPDRSAIHEKPVSPEQQKQLETLRTTFVSAADGVQKQAAGEKLITFFREITRYDSAAHYAGLLAAAQPDESNLLRAGDQYFEAYTFAVDAAKTAALGQKTRDYYQKALDKNPNLLAAKANMAMTYVNTDTPMQGIMLLREVLKQEPTNELALFNLGLLSMRSNQYERAIERFQQILVNNPTSRKAQFYLGISLAEAGHKAEAKQVLAQVKQQEKDPQILAAIREYEERLK, from the coding sequence ATGAACAAATATGTGCTGATTGTTATCGTACTGGCTACGGCCCTGACGGCAGGTCTATATTCCCTTCCAAAGGTGGTGGTGCGCAACGAAAACAAACAGTTAGGAGGCCGGACGACGCAAACGCCTACTGCTGATTCGCTCAACGTAGCGGCTAATACGGGTACGCCGGATCGCTCAGCGATTCACGAGAAACCCGTATCGCCGGAACAGCAGAAGCAACTTGAAACGCTTCGCACTACGTTTGTCTCGGCTGCCGATGGGGTTCAGAAGCAGGCTGCAGGCGAAAAGCTTATTACGTTCTTCCGGGAAATAACCCGCTATGACAGCGCGGCTCACTACGCGGGCCTGCTGGCAGCGGCTCAACCCGATGAATCGAATCTGCTGCGGGCGGGCGATCAGTATTTTGAAGCTTATACGTTTGCCGTCGACGCAGCAAAAACGGCAGCTCTGGGCCAGAAAACGCGGGATTACTACCAGAAAGCGCTCGATAAGAACCCGAACCTCCTGGCGGCTAAGGCGAACATGGCCATGACCTATGTGAACACCGACACGCCGATGCAGGGAATTATGCTGCTGCGTGAGGTGTTGAAGCAGGAACCGACTAATGAGTTGGCTTTATTCAATCTAGGTCTGCTTTCGATGCGGTCGAACCAGTACGAACGGGCGATTGAGCGATTCCAGCAGATTCTGGTCAATAATCCAACGAGCCGAAAAGCGCAGTTTTATCTGGGTATAAGCCTGGCGGAAGCCGGCCATAAAGCCGAAGCGAAACAGGTTCTCGCGCAGGTAAAACAGCAGGAAAAAGACCCGCAGATTCTGGCCGCCATCCGCGAGTACGAAGAACGGCTTAAGTAA
- the mutY gene encoding A/G-specific adenine glycosylase, whose amino-acid sequence MNWQSDGNVIETNFAPTLERWYERHKRDLPWRHTRDPYSIWLSEIILQQTRVAQGKPYYERFLAAYPTITDMARADERELLRLWQGLGYYSRARNLHQTARYITDELVGKFPDTFQNLLKMKGIGVYTAAAIASFAFGERVPVVDGNVYRVLARVFGVSEDITTTAAKKTFSWLAMRLIQRADDPATYNQAIMEFGAIQCTPVAPDCLLCPLQQECVAFQTGRQHLLPVKAKKAPVRERYFHYLIFQHGSKLAMRERTDRDIWQNLHEFYLVETDEPKKQLRELPLPDSIQEFVQRHGQATPPTEAVQLLSHQRIRAVFFRIELPDDANGRLPMGLAWYTMAEVEQLPKPLLVTNYLEKTFG is encoded by the coding sequence TTGAATTGGCAATCAGACGGTAACGTCATCGAAACGAATTTTGCGCCCACGCTCGAACGGTGGTATGAGCGCCATAAACGCGACTTGCCGTGGCGGCACACCCGCGATCCGTATAGTATCTGGCTATCCGAAATCATTCTTCAACAAACGCGGGTCGCGCAGGGAAAACCTTATTACGAACGCTTTCTGGCGGCTTATCCAACCATTACGGATATGGCCCGTGCCGACGAGCGTGAACTACTCCGGCTCTGGCAGGGACTAGGCTACTATTCCCGCGCCCGAAATCTCCATCAGACTGCCCGCTACATAACCGACGAACTGGTCGGTAAGTTTCCCGATACGTTTCAAAATCTGTTGAAAATGAAGGGGATAGGCGTTTATACGGCTGCAGCTATAGCATCGTTTGCTTTTGGCGAGCGAGTGCCGGTGGTTGATGGAAACGTATACAGGGTGCTGGCCCGGGTGTTTGGAGTTTCGGAAGATATCACGACGACCGCTGCAAAAAAGACGTTTTCCTGGCTGGCTATGCGGTTAATTCAGCGAGCCGATGATCCGGCCACGTATAATCAGGCGATTATGGAATTCGGGGCAATTCAGTGTACGCCAGTTGCGCCGGATTGTCTGCTGTGTCCGCTTCAGCAAGAGTGCGTAGCCTTTCAGACCGGTCGGCAGCATCTGTTACCCGTAAAGGCCAAAAAAGCGCCGGTGCGGGAGCGTTATTTTCATTACCTTATTTTTCAGCATGGTTCGAAACTGGCGATGCGCGAACGGACAGATCGGGATATCTGGCAAAATCTGCACGAGTTTTATCTGGTCGAAACCGACGAACCGAAGAAGCAGCTGCGCGAGTTGCCGCTGCCTGATTCGATTCAGGAATTCGTGCAGCGGCACGGCCAGGCTACCCCGCCGACGGAAGCCGTTCAACTGCTTTCGCACCAGCGAATCCGGGCTGTTTTCTTTCGAATTGAGTTGCCCGATGACGCAAATGGACGTTTACCAATGGGTTTAGCATGGTATACAATGGCCGAAGTTGAGCAGTTACCCAAGCCTCTATTAGTGACAAACTATTTGGAAAAGACGTTTGGTTAA
- a CDS encoding lysophospholipid acyltransferase family protein codes for MPSAQHLYKQELARCREHFERVNLRKERGYLMKFTTFSANVENIMPFIPRSSHERLFQELLLQQVFTTFDQQCLTAGDLVKFRGAKEAITKPDGPRIYCTYHLGSYRLLTSVLFRRGVDCVLLVGSNMNRHQGDDMLEHIEALRQKHGLTNVFRIVDTGQASAGLTILRELKAGRSLIVYVDGSPETAPQPGEEDKLLSVRFGQRNVLTRKGVGYLSHTSGVPIVPVVSYRQPDLTNVLHCLDPIRPIRQSDREMYCREAMQQLYDAFWSYLTRYPGQWEGWNYIQSFLEPELPKHAMYGRRPEHPAFNEDRYTLCDLEQAPILFDRRLYQTYEITEDLRDLLLNLNTIDSVEGVVGEEMFEELVEMEILH; via the coding sequence ATGCCATCTGCGCAGCATCTGTATAAACAGGAACTCGCTCGTTGTCGTGAGCACTTCGAGCGAGTCAACCTACGGAAGGAGCGGGGATATCTGATGAAGTTCACGACTTTCTCCGCCAACGTAGAGAATATCATGCCCTTCATCCCCCGCAGCAGTCACGAGCGTCTGTTTCAGGAACTGCTGCTGCAGCAAGTGTTTACCACCTTTGATCAGCAGTGCCTCACGGCCGGCGATCTGGTGAAGTTTCGCGGGGCGAAAGAAGCGATTACCAAGCCAGATGGCCCCCGAATTTATTGTACTTATCATTTAGGATCGTATCGTCTGCTGACGAGCGTTCTGTTTCGCCGGGGCGTAGACTGTGTCTTACTGGTCGGCAGCAATATGAACCGCCACCAGGGTGACGATATGCTGGAGCATATCGAAGCGCTACGCCAGAAACACGGCCTGACCAATGTGTTCCGAATCGTAGATACCGGGCAGGCCTCAGCCGGACTGACCATTTTACGAGAGTTAAAAGCCGGTCGATCGCTGATAGTTTACGTAGATGGTAGTCCCGAAACGGCTCCGCAGCCCGGCGAGGAAGATAAACTTCTTTCCGTTCGTTTCGGGCAGCGAAACGTGCTGACACGTAAGGGCGTGGGCTATCTGTCGCACACATCGGGTGTTCCTATCGTGCCCGTAGTGAGTTATCGCCAGCCGGATCTGACCAACGTATTGCATTGTCTGGATCCAATCCGTCCGATTCGGCAGAGCGACCGCGAAATGTATTGCCGCGAGGCAATGCAGCAACTGTACGATGCCTTCTGGTCTTACCTGACCCGTTATCCTGGTCAGTGGGAGGGCTGGAATTACATCCAATCTTTCCTGGAACCCGAACTTCCAAAACATGCCATGTATGGCCGGCGTCCTGAGCACCCCGCTTTCAATGAAGACCGCTATACTCTATGCGATCTTGAGCAGGCCCCAATCCTGTTTGACCGAAGGTTATACCAGACGTATGAGATTACCGAAGATCTGCGCGATCTGCTCCTCAATCTGAACACGATTGATTCAGTTGAAGGAGTAGTGGGCGAGGAGATGTTCGAGGAATTGGTAGAAATGGAGATACTCCACTAA
- a CDS encoding single-stranded DNA-binding protein, with the protein MASLNKVILIGNVGNDPDVRYLDGGSVVAKFSVATNERYTTRTGEQVESTEWFRVEVWNDQAKTVEKYVRKGQQIYVEGRLRTETYTDKEGKERFSLGVRATTFQFLGGPNDRQEGGYDTPAPQAQPAAAPERPRQQAAPAPAPAPQAAPRQQTAARPAQERRREPDPVPFESNSGDDDLPF; encoded by the coding sequence ATGGCAAGCCTTAACAAAGTGATTTTAATTGGCAACGTTGGGAACGATCCGGACGTCCGTTATCTGGATGGCGGTTCGGTTGTTGCTAAGTTCAGCGTTGCTACGAATGAACGATATACGACCCGCACCGGTGAGCAGGTTGAATCCACTGAATGGTTTCGGGTGGAAGTCTGGAATGATCAGGCAAAAACGGTTGAAAAATATGTACGTAAGGGACAGCAGATTTATGTAGAGGGCCGTTTGCGTACAGAGACATATACGGATAAAGAAGGTAAGGAGCGCTTCTCGCTGGGTGTCCGGGCCACTACGTTCCAGTTTTTGGGTGGACCAAACGATCGGCAGGAGGGTGGCTACGACACGCCCGCTCCGCAGGCTCAGCCAGCCGCAGCGCCTGAGCGCCCACGTCAGCAGGCGGCTCCTGCACCAGCCCCGGCTCCGCAGGCAGCGCCCCGTCAGCAGACAGCCGCACGCCCCGCACAGGAACGCCGTCGGGAGCCCGACCCGGTGCCTTTTGAGAGCAACAGTGGTGACGACGATTTGCCGTTCTAA
- a CDS encoding HU family DNA-binding protein, which yields MTKADVIAEIADKTGIDKAEVTNTLETFFSVVKDSLAEGENIYVRGFGSFINKKRAKKVARNISKNTAMVIDEHYIPSFKPAKVFVEQVKTSDKAKVAAE from the coding sequence GTGACGAAAGCAGACGTAATTGCAGAGATCGCCGATAAGACCGGAATTGACAAGGCAGAGGTAACCAACACCTTGGAGACTTTTTTTTCGGTAGTTAAGGACTCATTGGCCGAGGGAGAGAACATCTATGTGCGAGGGTTCGGCAGTTTCATCAACAAGAAAAGAGCCAAGAAAGTAGCCCGGAACATCTCGAAGAACACCGCTATGGTGATTGACGAGCATTACATCCCGAGCTTCAAACCCGCCAAGGTTTTCGTTGAGCAAGTGAAAACCAGCGACAAGGCCAAAGTAGCGGCTGAGTAA
- a CDS encoding Rne/Rng family ribonuclease — translation MSNELVISSTQKGDRIALLQNKRLLEYHEEELDSSFTVGDLYLGTVKKLSSGLNAAFVDVGHEKDGFLHYQDLGPNINSLNKFVKDIIAKRVSTGRLNGIKLEPAIEKIGKIDKVLTKNAPILVQVVKEPISTKGPRLSCDISIAGRYLVLVPFSDGVNLSKKITDRAERSRLLRLMSSLKPQNFGIIVRTVAQDKDVEELDRDLQNSLAKWEQAVKTLADAKPRDRVLGEMNRASSILRDMLNESFESITVDTKESFDEIRTYIHTIAPEKEKIVKLHTGKTKVFEALGLEKQLKSLFGRSVSLPGGGYLIIEHTEALHVIDVNSGNKSNSEEDQEATAISVNREAAKEIARQLRLRDMGGIIVVDFIDMKKAENKKLLQDIMRDEMKADRSKFTILPLTKFGLMQITRQRVRPEMNIVTREVCPTCGGTGTIQASVLVTDVIETNLDYMLTKQNEHGISIALHPFLYAYYTKGLYSKQMQWYMKYKTWVKIVKDSSLGIVNFKFFNKSGEEIEVSNNV, via the coding sequence GTGAGTAATGAATTAGTTATCAGTTCGACTCAGAAAGGTGATCGGATTGCACTCTTGCAGAACAAGAGATTGCTGGAGTATCACGAAGAAGAGTTAGACAGCAGCTTCACCGTTGGCGATCTTTACTTAGGAACAGTCAAAAAACTTTCGTCGGGCCTTAATGCGGCTTTCGTGGACGTTGGTCACGAAAAAGATGGTTTTTTGCACTATCAGGACTTAGGGCCGAATATTAATTCGCTCAATAAGTTTGTCAAAGATATAATCGCTAAACGTGTCAGCACCGGTCGGCTGAACGGCATCAAGCTGGAGCCGGCAATCGAGAAAATCGGAAAAATCGATAAGGTACTGACGAAAAATGCCCCGATTCTGGTTCAGGTGGTCAAAGAGCCCATCTCAACCAAAGGCCCACGCCTTTCCTGCGACATTTCTATTGCGGGTCGCTATCTGGTTCTTGTCCCATTTTCAGATGGCGTAAACCTGTCCAAAAAAATTACCGATCGTGCAGAGCGGTCACGGCTGCTACGGCTCATGTCATCCCTGAAGCCGCAGAACTTTGGCATTATTGTGCGCACCGTGGCGCAGGATAAAGATGTTGAAGAACTCGACCGGGATTTACAAAACTCCCTGGCCAAGTGGGAGCAGGCCGTAAAAACGCTGGCCGATGCGAAACCCCGCGATCGGGTACTGGGCGAGATGAACCGGGCTTCTTCCATTCTGCGGGATATGCTGAACGAATCGTTCGAAAGCATTACGGTCGATACAAAAGAGTCGTTTGATGAGATTCGGACCTACATTCACACCATCGCGCCCGAAAAAGAGAAGATCGTAAAACTCCACACGGGCAAAACCAAGGTTTTCGAAGCCTTGGGATTAGAGAAACAGCTCAAATCACTGTTTGGCCGTTCGGTTAGCCTGCCGGGTGGAGGTTATCTGATTATTGAGCACACAGAAGCGCTCCACGTCATTGACGTTAACAGCGGGAACAAGTCTAACTCGGAGGAGGATCAGGAGGCTACGGCGATCAGCGTAAACCGCGAGGCTGCGAAAGAGATTGCCCGCCAGCTGCGGCTGCGCGACATGGGGGGCATCATCGTCGTGGACTTCATCGACATGAAAAAAGCAGAGAATAAAAAGCTTCTGCAGGACATCATGCGCGACGAGATGAAAGCCGACCGCTCGAAATTTACCATCCTGCCGCTAACGAAGTTTGGCCTGATGCAGATTACGCGCCAGCGCGTCCGGCCTGAAATGAACATCGTTACCCGCGAAGTTTGCCCGACTTGTGGCGGCACCGGCACGATCCAAGCCAGCGTTCTGGTTACGGACGTGATCGAGACCAACCTTGATTATATGCTGACAAAACAAAACGAACACGGAATTTCGATTGCGCTGCATCCGTTTTTATACGCCTATTACACCAAAGGGCTCTATTCGAAACAGATGCAGTGGTATATGAAATACAAAACGTGGGTCAAGATTGTAAAGGACAGCTCATTGGGGATTGTTAACTTCAAATTCTTCAATAAGTCCGGCGAAGAGATTGAAGTGAGCAATAACGTTTGA